One window of the Natrinema sp. HArc-T2 genome contains the following:
- a CDS encoding helix-turn-helix domain-containing protein, with protein MSVITEIRIPSDDFELGQILSLEQASAIELETLVPSGDATVPLFWVYEPVENGFLDTVERYPTVNSVTEVDAFDDRTLFRINWDASQDHLFQCILEHDGQILGATGSPEGWNLEIRFSNREALSQCQDCCEDAHISLKIIRIYNPTDPESGPWYGLSEPQREALTLAVRMGYYDIPRGCTTAELADELGISDQAVTERLRRAIGTFGRYALLTPESAAQVD; from the coding sequence ATGAGTGTGATAACGGAGATTCGCATCCCGTCCGATGATTTTGAACTCGGACAAATCCTCAGTCTAGAGCAAGCATCGGCAATCGAACTCGAAACGCTCGTCCCGAGTGGAGACGCGACCGTACCGCTCTTCTGGGTCTACGAACCGGTCGAAAACGGCTTTCTCGATACCGTCGAACGCTATCCAACTGTCAACAGCGTCACGGAGGTGGACGCGTTCGACGACCGGACGCTGTTCAGGATCAACTGGGATGCGAGCCAAGACCACCTTTTTCAATGTATCTTGGAACACGACGGGCAAATACTGGGTGCTACTGGATCACCGGAAGGGTGGAATCTCGAGATACGATTCTCGAACCGCGAGGCACTGAGTCAGTGCCAGGACTGTTGTGAGGACGCGCACATCTCCCTGAAGATAATCCGTATATACAATCCAACGGACCCCGAGTCTGGTCCGTGGTACGGCTTGAGTGAGCCCCAACGAGAAGCGCTTACGCTTGCCGTTCGAATGGGATACTACGACATACCACGAGGCTGTACGACCGCGGAGTTAGCTGACGAGTTGGGGATTTCCGATCAGGCAGTGACGGAGCGACTGCGTCGTGCCATCGGCACGTTCGGGAGGTACGCACTTCTCACTCCCGAGTCAGCGGCGCAAGTGGACTGA
- a CDS encoding DNA-directed RNA polymerase subunit epsilon: protein MHDDGADPGRPPAADTASTDGVEYDLDRERRLETRPGSGALSRAEVQRDSTVRQWGVVTPSATVIGRADSPDADLSESVRRLHDEQHAATPGYSERAHRLDRLRTTQALCNALEVTPWQRDLALGVMDEIDLTEFGSQRAIEKVALVVIRHVVDVDRQQYFGLDEIDAQSLSADRMEELFAQYRAHDITDEEAFKRLAAEYGLDTTSLNRLRRVLKSQLEDELPAYGRNPYRDPNLPDVTESDTADATAPETES, encoded by the coding sequence ATGCACGACGACGGTGCCGACCCTGGTCGTCCTCCTGCGGCGGATACGGCCAGCACGGACGGCGTCGAGTACGATCTCGACCGCGAGCGTCGCCTCGAGACCCGGCCCGGGTCTGGGGCACTTTCGCGGGCGGAGGTCCAGCGCGATTCGACGGTTCGCCAGTGGGGCGTCGTCACGCCGAGTGCGACCGTCATCGGTCGCGCCGACTCGCCTGACGCGGATCTTTCCGAGAGCGTCCGCCGTCTTCACGACGAACAGCACGCGGCGACGCCGGGCTACAGCGAGCGCGCTCATCGCCTCGATCGGTTGCGAACCACGCAGGCGCTGTGTAACGCCTTGGAGGTGACGCCGTGGCAGCGCGATCTCGCACTCGGCGTCATGGACGAGATCGACCTCACCGAGTTCGGCAGCCAGCGAGCGATCGAAAAGGTCGCGCTCGTGGTGATCCGCCACGTCGTCGACGTCGACCGCCAGCAGTACTTCGGACTCGACGAGATCGACGCGCAGTCGCTGTCCGCCGACCGCATGGAAGAACTGTTCGCCCAGTATCGGGCCCACGACATCACCGACGAGGAGGCGTTCAAGCGCCTCGCAGCCGAATACGGGCTCGATACGACGAGTCTGAATCGCTTGCGCCGCGTCCTGAAATCGCAACTCGAGGACGAACTTCCGGCCTACGGTCGCAATCCCTACCGCGATCCGAACCTGCCGGACGTGACCGAGTCGGACACCGCCGACGCGACAGCCCCCGAAACGGAGAGCTGA
- a CDS encoding helix-turn-helix domain-containing protein, with protein sequence MATVMEFTSPVAEFPLGSVFENLPGVTVELERLIPHETLIIPYFWVRGAETEDIEAAFEQHAGVSNIRLVDRVEDEHLMRAEWEQEYFGILSALAKANVVVLSGIGTKDEWRFEVRGESQETLVEFREYCQENDIPIAITAVHAMLPIQGEGYELTETQREALILAYERGYFDTPRETSLEELAAELGITQQSLSSRLRRGHRRLIGATLSSSA encoded by the coding sequence ATGGCGACTGTGATGGAGTTTACGAGTCCGGTAGCGGAGTTTCCACTGGGGAGTGTATTCGAGAATTTGCCGGGTGTGACCGTCGAACTGGAACGACTGATCCCACACGAGACGCTGATTATCCCGTATTTCTGGGTGCGTGGTGCAGAAACGGAGGACATCGAAGCTGCGTTCGAACAACACGCCGGCGTGAGCAACATCCGACTGGTCGATCGCGTCGAAGACGAGCATCTCATGCGTGCCGAGTGGGAACAAGAGTACTTCGGTATCCTGAGTGCGCTTGCCAAGGCCAACGTTGTCGTGCTTTCCGGGATTGGAACGAAAGACGAGTGGCGATTCGAGGTGCGCGGCGAGAGTCAGGAGACACTCGTTGAGTTTCGAGAGTACTGCCAGGAAAACGACATCCCGATAGCGATCACCGCGGTTCACGCCATGCTTCCGATACAGGGAGAGGGCTACGAGTTGACCGAGACCCAACGCGAGGCGCTGATATTGGCCTACGAACGGGGCTACTTCGACACCCCACGCGAGACGTCGCTCGAAGAGCTCGCTGCCGAGCTCGGCATCACCCAGCAGTCGCTTTCGTCACGCCTTCGACGCGGGCATCGACGCCTCATTGGAGCGACACTCAGCAGTTCGGCGTGA
- a CDS encoding TrmB family transcriptional regulator yields MASLRDLGLSEYEARAYRSLLTTGPTTAKELSRASDVPMGRIYDVLNSIEQYNLVRSQTASRPKKYVAVEPSTALDRLLEDKKRELAEQADQYESIVDDLSDELDAAEPVEEQFWTAAVGPEETRDLLLERLAAADSDIVMVSAHPSPQWNIETVSEKVNAHLEDALDRGVSVELLLTREMVASISEDVGRRYRETLQQREAFDVRTHDDLTGSFNLIDGVEVCIQVPNPLSSDEAFGMIDLKDPEFAANVHAEFVPRWEQAEPLEF; encoded by the coding sequence ATGGCAAGTCTCAGGGATCTCGGACTCTCCGAGTACGAAGCGCGAGCCTATCGATCGCTGCTCACTACCGGTCCCACAACGGCAAAGGAGTTGTCGCGAGCGAGCGACGTGCCGATGGGGCGGATCTACGACGTCCTCAACAGCATCGAACAGTACAATCTGGTGCGCAGTCAGACCGCCAGTCGACCGAAGAAGTACGTCGCAGTCGAGCCGTCGACGGCGCTCGACCGGCTGCTCGAGGACAAGAAACGCGAACTCGCGGAACAGGCAGACCAGTACGAGTCGATCGTCGACGACCTCTCGGATGAACTCGACGCCGCCGAACCGGTCGAGGAGCAGTTCTGGACCGCTGCCGTCGGCCCCGAGGAGACGCGCGATCTGCTCTTAGAGCGGCTCGCGGCGGCTGACAGTGACATTGTGATGGTGTCAGCACACCCTTCGCCGCAGTGGAACATCGAAACCGTCAGTGAGAAAGTCAACGCACATCTCGAGGACGCACTCGACCGTGGTGTGTCGGTCGAGTTGTTGTTGACCCGTGAGATGGTCGCGTCGATCTCCGAAGACGTCGGTCGACGCTATCGGGAAACCTTACAGCAACGCGAGGCGTTCGACGTCCGAACCCACGACGACCTCACTGGGTCGTTCAATCTCATCGACGGCGTCGAAGTCTGTATTCAGGTGCCGAACCCGCTGTCGTCGGACGAGGCCTTTGGCATGATCGACCTCAAGGATCCGGAGTTCGCCGCGAACGTCCACGCGGAGTTCGTCCCGCGGTGGGAGCAAGCGGAGCCCCTCGAGTTCTAG
- a CDS encoding DNA polymerase beta superfamily protein: MATVPPHVHETVDDHLTAIEREHDVAVPLAVARGSHAWGGASPDSDYDVGFVFVSTDLRRYAHLERPPETIVEDCGAFEYQGWDVRTFARLLADSNEGAIDLVRSPLRYRAVYEPDDLAAYVKRTYNPIDLYHTWRGIATSNYRKYISHHLVRSDDELFPIREADGQTFVVETDDGTMTVSADDERFQETQTKPTVKRNLTICRAAMAAYYLKATGERDTHDLPALAFETFLREQAPAVFDPERIDRARELLERKRAGEGDATIGDAVGREFAQPPTMIDPDVHARAGPDPARLDGFVNEVIAATEQSAVL, from the coding sequence ATGGCTACTGTTCCACCACACGTCCACGAGACCGTCGACGACCACTTGACGGCGATCGAACGCGAACACGACGTCGCGGTCCCGCTGGCGGTCGCCCGTGGGAGCCACGCCTGGGGTGGGGCGAGTCCCGACAGCGATTACGACGTAGGTTTCGTCTTCGTATCGACCGATTTACGCCGGTACGCGCACCTCGAGCGCCCGCCCGAGACCATCGTCGAAGACTGCGGCGCGTTCGAGTACCAGGGCTGGGACGTGCGGACGTTCGCGCGACTGCTCGCCGACTCGAACGAGGGTGCAATCGACCTGGTTCGCAGTCCGCTCCGCTATCGGGCCGTCTACGAGCCTGACGACCTCGCTGCCTACGTCAAACGGACGTACAACCCGATCGACCTCTATCATACGTGGCGCGGCATTGCGACGAGCAACTATCGCAAGTACATCTCGCACCATCTGGTCCGCAGTGACGACGAACTCTTTCCGATTCGCGAGGCAGACGGCCAGACGTTCGTCGTCGAAACCGACGACGGCACGATGACGGTGTCGGCTGACGACGAGCGATTTCAGGAGACACAGACGAAACCCACAGTCAAGCGAAACCTGACGATCTGCCGCGCGGCGATGGCCGCCTACTACCTCAAAGCGACCGGCGAGCGCGACACGCACGATCTGCCAGCGCTCGCGTTCGAGACGTTCCTCCGTGAGCAGGCTCCCGCTGTTTTCGACCCCGAGCGGATCGACCGCGCTCGTGAGTTACTCGAGCGAAAACGAGCCGGCGAGGGCGACGCCACGATCGGCGACGCCGTCGGTCGGGAGTTCGCACAGCCGCCGACGATGATCGATCCCGACGTGCACGCGCGGGCCGGTCCCGATCCCGCGCGGCTGGATGGGTTCGTCAATGAGGTGATCGCCGCGACCGAACAGTCTGCCGTTCTTTAA
- the mptA gene encoding GTP cyclohydrolase MptA, which yields MSHQLPDVQATSPDVTVGLSQVGVTGVDKLVKIAREDKRPIVLTAEFEVFVDLPGWRKGADMSRNMEVIDEILEDATREEAYGVEEVCGEAAERLLEKHDYTSRTEVSMEAEFMRREQTPASDRETQHMVDIVASATATEEGTREEIGAQVTGMTVCPCSQGMSAARAKQTLEDLGVEEETITEFLEEVPQPGHSQRGHATLTVEAGGDPEVDLNDVIDIARDSMSARIYNLAKRPDEDHMTYEAHADAKFVEDCVRAMAEGVVDEFDHLPDDAVITMAQSNDESIHQHNAHAERVVDLETLREEISD from the coding sequence ATGAGTCATCAGTTGCCGGACGTGCAGGCGACGTCGCCCGACGTGACCGTCGGTCTGAGCCAGGTCGGCGTTACCGGTGTCGACAAGCTCGTCAAGATCGCACGCGAGGACAAGCGCCCGATCGTCCTCACCGCCGAGTTCGAGGTCTTCGTCGACCTCCCCGGCTGGCGCAAGGGTGCGGACATGAGCCGCAACATGGAGGTCATCGACGAAATCCTGGAGGACGCGACCCGCGAGGAAGCCTACGGGGTCGAGGAAGTCTGTGGCGAGGCCGCCGAACGGCTGCTCGAGAAACACGACTACACCTCCCGAACGGAGGTCTCGATGGAGGCCGAATTCATGCGCCGCGAGCAGACGCCAGCGAGCGACCGCGAGACCCAGCACATGGTCGACATCGTCGCGTCGGCGACGGCGACCGAAGAGGGGACCCGCGAGGAGATCGGCGCACAGGTCACCGGGATGACCGTCTGTCCCTGCTCGCAAGGGATGTCCGCCGCCCGCGCGAAACAGACGCTCGAGGACCTGGGTGTCGAGGAGGAGACGATCACCGAATTCTTGGAGGAAGTGCCACAGCCGGGCCACTCCCAGCGCGGCCATGCCACGCTGACCGTCGAGGCCGGTGGCGACCCCGAGGTCGATCTCAACGACGTCATCGATATCGCACGGGATTCGATGAGCGCACGGATCTACAACCTCGCGAAGCGACCCGACGAGGATCACATGACCTACGAGGCCCACGCCGACGCGAAGTTCGTCGAGGACTGTGTGCGTGCGATGGCCGAGGGCGTCGTCGACGAGTTCGATCACCTGCCAGACGACGCGGTGATCACGATGGCCCAGTCCAACGACGAGTCGATCCACCAGCACAACGCCCACGCCGAGCGCGTTGTCGATCTGGAGACGCTCCGCGAGGAGATCAGCGACTAG
- a CDS encoding HalOD1 output domain-containing protein, with translation MNATVSGVGVESVEYTPESRTVRTQFDQEKTPASMAVIATLADVMDTDPVDLTPLHSTVDPEELDSFVRVRNGANGDTHSAFTHEGHAITVHSYGVIAITPDTNSQRKNTAGAREDDV, from the coding sequence ATGAACGCAACAGTTTCTGGGGTTGGAGTCGAATCGGTCGAGTACACTCCGGAATCTAGGACTGTTCGCACCCAGTTCGATCAAGAGAAGACACCTGCGAGCATGGCTGTTATCGCAACGCTGGCAGATGTAATGGACACTGATCCGGTTGATCTGACCCCGCTCCATTCCACTGTTGACCCCGAAGAGTTAGATTCGTTCGTCCGGGTTCGCAACGGGGCAAACGGAGATACCCACAGTGCATTCACCCATGAGGGCCACGCGATAACCGTACATAGCTACGGTGTGATCGCCATCACACCAGACACGAACTCACAACGGAAAAATACGGCAGGGGCGAGGGAAGATGACGTCTGA